The following proteins come from a genomic window of Paenibacillus spongiae:
- a CDS encoding septum site-determining protein MinC produces MTERQHITIKGVKEGLVFLLDDACEFSALLEELHYKLEKSHQQLLTGPIVHVQVKLGSRQLSEDEHEQIRAIIRAQGNLLVQSIESDAPALPEEEPGNNIKLLTGIVRSGQTIEHDGNLLLMGDLNPGGSLLCTGDIYVLGALRGLAHAGIEGRTDVVIAASLLRPTQLRIADIISRPPDEWMTGDASMEFAYLNDGVMKIDKMTQLNRLRKEPLLFKAYSV; encoded by the coding sequence GTGACCGAGAGGCAGCATATTACGATAAAAGGCGTCAAGGAAGGTCTCGTGTTTCTGCTTGACGATGCCTGCGAATTTTCCGCGCTGCTTGAAGAACTGCACTACAAATTGGAAAAGTCGCATCAACAGCTGCTGACGGGTCCGATCGTTCACGTTCAAGTCAAGCTGGGTTCCCGGCAGCTCTCCGAGGATGAACATGAGCAAATAAGGGCAATCATCCGGGCGCAGGGGAATCTGCTCGTACAATCGATCGAGAGCGACGCTCCTGCACTGCCGGAGGAAGAGCCAGGAAATAACATCAAATTGCTGACGGGCATCGTACGTTCGGGCCAGACGATCGAGCATGATGGGAATTTGCTGTTGATGGGGGACTTGAATCCCGGAGGATCCTTGCTCTGCACGGGCGATATCTATGTGCTGGGCGCTCTTCGCGGGCTAGCCCATGCGGGGATAGAAGGACGAACGGATGTGGTCATTGCAGCATCGCTGCTGCGCCCGACACAGCTTCGCATCGCTGACATTATCAGCAGACCGCCTGACGAATGGATGACCGGGGATGCATCGATGGAATTCGCTTATTTGAACGATGGCGTTATGAAGATTGACAAGATGACGCAATTGAACCGTTTACGTAAAGAACCGTTACTATTTAAAGCATATTCCGTATAG
- the mreD gene encoding rod shape-determining protein MreD has translation MSMQRIIPVMLLFFFLEGTVFYWLLPGDWVSRVVPHFTLAFVLFASLYRGRHTAVFLGFSFGLLQDIVFYGNLIGVHSFAMGLIGYLTGFLMERKRSTLLMALTIITLSTLVYETVIYFVYRVFRLTHQTFEWALIDHIIPSLFLQIGFVLVMYVPVRRWFEGISKKKGDEEEE, from the coding sequence ATGAGTATGCAGCGAATTATTCCCGTCATGCTGCTCTTCTTCTTCTTGGAGGGCACGGTCTTCTATTGGCTGCTCCCTGGCGATTGGGTTTCGCGCGTCGTACCGCATTTCACGCTAGCATTCGTACTATTCGCTTCGTTATATCGCGGCCGTCATACGGCCGTGTTTCTCGGTTTTTCCTTCGGATTGCTTCAAGATATCGTCTTCTATGGCAACCTGATCGGCGTGCATTCTTTTGCAATGGGGCTTATCGGCTATTTGACCGGGTTTCTCATGGAACGCAAAAGAAGCACGCTGCTCATGGCACTTACTATTATTACGCTATCCACGCTTGTATACGAGACGGTCATCTATTTTGTATATAGGGTGTTCCGTCTTACGCATCAAACATTCGAATGGGCGCTGATCGATCATATTATTCCGAGTCTCTTTCTGCAGATCGGATTTGTGCTCGTGATGTACGTACCGGTCCGGCGCTGGTTCGAAGGCATCTCGAAAAAGAAGGGCGACGAAGAAGAAGAATAG
- the mreC gene encoding rod shape-determining protein MreC, with the protein MIIVVLFVAVMGFSIGDRKKLTWPENFILDATGVVQQWFYKPAGYIAGLFEDLTNLRGIYKENEELRKMAAAYARDKNKYNISEQENQRLKEKLNFTEKQKNLNKNRYLIAQVIAVSNDPYNQTIRINLGSTDGIRQNMVVVTEDGLVGHISRVTPFSSNVMPLTELDDKSPDSKQYAATVLGKEAQSFGMVDNFNAETGRLSMSRIAENDTLAKGDVIITSGQGNVFPQGMVIGTVEDVQVGDIGLTRTATIKPAADFNHLKEVFVVEVPSMEETAE; encoded by the coding sequence ATGATTATCGTAGTCTTGTTTGTGGCAGTAATGGGGTTTTCGATCGGTGACAGGAAGAAGCTGACCTGGCCGGAAAACTTTATTCTCGATGCTACTGGAGTCGTGCAGCAATGGTTCTACAAGCCCGCTGGATATATAGCGGGCTTGTTTGAAGATTTGACCAACCTGCGCGGAATCTACAAAGAGAACGAGGAGCTCCGCAAGATGGCTGCGGCATATGCGCGGGACAAGAATAAATATAATATTTCCGAGCAAGAGAATCAGAGGTTGAAAGAGAAGCTTAACTTTACCGAGAAGCAAAAAAACTTGAATAAAAACCGTTATTTGATTGCTCAGGTTATCGCAGTGAGCAACGATCCCTACAATCAGACCATTCGCATCAATCTCGGGTCTACGGATGGAATCCGCCAGAACATGGTCGTGGTCACGGAAGATGGGCTCGTCGGCCATATAAGCCGGGTAACGCCGTTCTCGTCCAATGTGATGCCGCTAACGGAGCTAGATGACAAATCGCCGGATTCGAAGCAGTATGCCGCGACGGTGCTCGGCAAGGAAGCGCAGTCGTTCGGGATGGTGGACAATTTCAATGCCGAAACCGGAAGGCTGTCGATGTCCAGAATCGCCGAGAACGACACACTGGCCAAGGGCGATGTCATCATAACATCGGGTCAAGGCAACGTATTTCCGCAAGGCATGGTTATCGGTACGGTGGAAGACGTGCAGGTCGGAGACATCGGCCTGACGCGGACGGCGACGATCAAGCCGGCGGCCGACTTCAACCACTTGAAGGAAGTGTTCGTCGTCGAAGTGCCGAGCATGGAGGAGACCGCGGAATGA
- a CDS encoding rod shape-determining protein, whose protein sequence is MFGGSKDLGIDLGTANTLVYLRGKGIVCREPSVVALRTDTKTIEAVGESAKKMIGRTPGNIRAVRPMKDGVIADFETTTTMIRYFIRQAQKSRGLFNRHPNVMVCVPSGITAVEQRAVKDATEQAGAKEAFTIEEPFAAAIGADLPVWEPTGSMVVDIGGGTTEVAVISLGGIVTSRSIRIAGDEMDEAVTQYIKRMYNLMIGERTAEQLKMEIGTALALEVPEKTEIRGRDLVTGLPKTLAITSDEITEALMDTVNSIVEAVKVTLEKCPPELSADIMDRGIVLTGGGALLRNLDKLLARETGMPVIVAENPLDCVAIGTGRALDNIDLFKTRGGPVSRSKR, encoded by the coding sequence ATGTTTGGTGGTTCTAAAGATTTGGGAATTGACCTCGGAACGGCGAATACGCTCGTTTATTTGAGAGGCAAGGGCATTGTCTGCAGGGAACCGTCCGTGGTTGCGCTGCGTACCGATACAAAAACGATCGAGGCGGTAGGGGAATCGGCGAAGAAAATGATCGGCCGTACGCCTGGCAACATCCGCGCCGTTCGCCCTATGAAAGACGGCGTCATCGCCGATTTCGAGACAACGACGACGATGATCCGTTATTTTATCCGGCAAGCCCAGAAGAGCCGGGGGCTGTTTAACCGCCATCCGAATGTGATGGTTTGCGTTCCTTCCGGCATTACGGCCGTTGAGCAGCGCGCCGTGAAGGATGCGACAGAGCAAGCCGGAGCGAAGGAAGCGTTCACGATCGAAGAGCCGTTCGCGGCGGCGATCGGGGCCGATTTGCCGGTATGGGAGCCGACAGGCAGCATGGTAGTCGATATCGGCGGAGGAACCACGGAAGTAGCGGTTATTTCGCTGGGCGGCATCGTAACGAGCCGGTCGATCCGCATCGCGGGCGATGAAATGGACGAAGCCGTTACGCAATATATTAAGCGCATGTACAACCTGATGATCGGCGAGAGAACGGCGGAACAATTGAAGATGGAGATCGGTACGGCGCTGGCGCTGGAAGTGCCGGAAAAAACCGAGATCCGCGGCCGCGACCTTGTCACCGGCCTGCCCAAGACGCTCGCGATCACATCCGATGAAATCACGGAAGCGCTGATGGATACGGTGAACTCGATCGTCGAGGCTGTGAAGGTGACGCTGGAGAAATGTCCGCCGGAGCTGTCTGCCGATATTATGGACCGCGGCATCGTGCTGACGGGCGGAGGGGCGCTGCTGCGCAATTTGGACAAGCTGTTGGCCCGCGAAACCGGCATGCCGGTAATTGTCGCGGAGAATCCGCTCGATTGCGTTGCGATCGGAACCGGACGGGCGCTCGACAATATTGATTTGTTCAAAACGCGGGGAGGCCCTGTTTCCCGTTCCAAGCGCTAG
- the radC gene encoding RadC family protein, with protein sequence MEARQYVLRDVPDEERPRERLMTVGAEALSHAELIAILLRTGTKSESAVLLASRILKESGSLLGLVDMSMEELTSIRGVGPVKAVQLRAGIELGRRLARSRHGEMPAIRKPADAAELMMEELRYLKKEHFVCLFLNTKNQVIAKETLSVGTLNASLVHPREVFRAAIKCSSASIICLHNHPSGDPTPSPEDIALTKRLQEAGELVGIDVLDHLVIGDNRFISLKEQGLM encoded by the coding sequence ATGGAAGCGCGCCAATACGTGCTGCGGGATGTCCCTGACGAAGAACGACCTAGAGAGCGCTTGATGACGGTTGGGGCAGAGGCACTAAGTCATGCGGAATTGATCGCGATTTTGCTAAGAACGGGTACGAAGAGCGAGTCGGCTGTCCTGCTGGCTTCGCGGATCTTGAAGGAAAGCGGCAGCCTGCTCGGCTTGGTCGATATGAGCATGGAAGAATTAACCTCCATTCGAGGCGTCGGTCCGGTTAAGGCCGTACAACTTCGCGCCGGCATCGAACTGGGACGCCGGCTGGCGAGGAGCCGTCATGGAGAAATGCCTGCGATCCGCAAGCCTGCCGATGCGGCGGAGCTCATGATGGAAGAGCTGCGCTATTTGAAGAAAGAACACTTTGTCTGTCTATTTTTGAATACCAAGAATCAAGTCATTGCGAAAGAAACATTGTCCGTCGGAACATTGAACGCTTCGCTCGTTCATCCCCGCGAAGTATTTCGCGCGGCCATCAAGTGCAGCAGCGCTTCGATCATATGCTTACATAATCATCCGAGCGGGGATCCAACCCCGAGCCCGGAAGACATTGCATTGACCAAGCGATTGCAGGAAGCGGGCGAGCTTGTCGGCATCGATGTGCTCGATCATCTGGTAATCGGTGACAATCGCTTTATCAGTTTGAAGGAGCAGGGTCTGATGTAA
- a CDS encoding Maf family protein, giving the protein MDTSAPTLSPDIRQLVLASSSPRRRELVVLLDLSLPVLILSTDADETTPSEWSPSYIVEQLALRKARAAVGCLEGEHAKNSVVVGADTIVVLDGEVMGKPKDTEEAVRMLGRLQGREHQVFTGVACIRTDDGSEIVSHRMTRVKMKSMDTIRIERYVASGEPMDKAGSYAIQGLGAVMVDSIEGCYFNVVGLPVSLLAEMLETCGVDVL; this is encoded by the coding sequence ATGGATACTTCAGCCCCAACTCTTTCACCAGACATTCGCCAGCTTGTGCTGGCTTCATCTTCTCCGCGCCGGCGGGAACTGGTCGTATTGCTCGACCTCTCCCTGCCGGTTCTCATTTTGTCGACGGATGCGGACGAAACGACGCCTTCAGAATGGTCCCCGTCGTATATTGTCGAGCAGCTGGCGCTTCGGAAAGCGCGAGCCGCAGTCGGTTGCCTGGAAGGCGAGCATGCGAAGAATTCGGTCGTCGTCGGCGCCGATACGATCGTCGTGCTTGACGGAGAGGTCATGGGCAAGCCCAAAGATACGGAAGAAGCCGTCCGGATGCTTGGCCGCTTGCAAGGGCGGGAGCATCAGGTTTTTACCGGCGTCGCTTGTATCCGGACGGACGATGGCAGTGAGATCGTAAGCCATCGCATGACCCGCGTGAAGATGAAATCGATGGATACGATTCGGATCGAGCGTTATGTTGCGAGCGGAGAACCGATGGATAAAGCGGGAAGCTATGCGATTCAAGGGCTTGGCGCAGTCATGGTCGACTCGATCGAGGGATGTTACTTCAACGTCGTGGGACTTCCGGTCTCTCTGTTAGCGGAGATGCTGGAGACTTGCGGCGTCGACGTGTTATAG
- a CDS encoding DUF4321 domain-containing protein: MMKKNFGILLLFILIGMLAGALVSRWLQPVPGLAFLTQTSKLAWSPAADLLVLSYDLTIRIEISLLSIIGLIIAIWLYRKM; this comes from the coding sequence ATGATGAAGAAAAATTTTGGGATATTGCTGCTTTTCATCCTCATCGGCATGCTGGCTGGAGCATTGGTATCGCGTTGGCTGCAACCGGTTCCCGGACTTGCGTTTCTAACGCAAACCTCGAAGCTCGCCTGGTCGCCTGCAGCCGATCTGCTCGTGCTCAGTTATGATCTCACGATTCGAATCGAGATAAGCCTGCTGAGCATTATTGGACTAATCATCGCGATATGGCTATATCGTAAAATGTAG
- a CDS encoding SPOR domain-containing protein has product MNSKARITYRFDKDNGTRVVERKPEPSAPPVKSNVVPFFQEELKFTSDIGTWNSPFQDDAHALEQLIRDSDRDKRDASKLESSRMVDTRSDSSNKVETPLNTMKIEPHASIEPPVTEEGPQDPNSIPLGDAFEGYAPGTDLYRSVTTKALVSDGPIIGPELELGKPGKATAVFRRESSYRTSRGPSWYKVFASVTGAVATGAIFGYLVLALFNGGGTANDSIIPTEPAGSNAVVDANGTVTGGPDDESAVAGGKTDMSPAGGTEKNGTNDSNSGAASNSVAVQVPTTEYYMLQYGVFSNKEGMDSAIAELKEKGLAAASLMTEEDFRVYIGMAADQSSALMLSQLLSDREVYMKQVDVPVLVKFPFAGEADTVQSFFNRTKELIGALNTFTTAKLGQEEQAAADWKDAHQKWTRERAGMEAGIKDLAGKEAFRKLSQALNNAVVAASEYENKASAAHLWSIQSSLMEAVFIEKTWFASIGGL; this is encoded by the coding sequence ATGAATTCTAAAGCTCGCATTACGTATCGCTTCGACAAGGACAATGGAACGCGCGTTGTTGAACGGAAGCCGGAGCCTTCTGCCCCCCCTGTCAAATCGAATGTTGTGCCGTTCTTTCAAGAGGAGTTGAAATTCACGTCGGATATCGGAACGTGGAACAGCCCGTTTCAGGATGATGCCCATGCATTGGAACAGCTGATTCGGGATAGCGACCGAGATAAGCGGGATGCTTCCAAGCTGGAGAGCAGCCGAATGGTTGATACGCGTTCCGACAGCTCGAACAAGGTTGAAACACCGCTCAATACCATGAAGATAGAGCCGCATGCATCCATTGAGCCCCCCGTGACGGAGGAGGGTCCGCAGGACCCGAATTCGATCCCTCTCGGCGACGCCTTCGAAGGTTATGCGCCGGGTACGGACTTATATCGGTCCGTCACGACGAAAGCTCTGGTTAGCGATGGCCCGATCATAGGACCGGAACTGGAACTCGGCAAGCCGGGTAAAGCGACGGCTGTATTTCGCAGGGAATCCTCTTACAGGACCTCCAGGGGGCCATCGTGGTATAAAGTGTTCGCGTCGGTTACGGGAGCGGTTGCCACAGGAGCCATCTTCGGTTATCTGGTCCTGGCCTTGTTTAACGGCGGGGGAACAGCCAATGACTCGATTATTCCGACAGAGCCGGCTGGCTCTAATGCCGTCGTTGACGCTAATGGTACGGTGACAGGCGGTCCGGATGACGAGAGCGCGGTTGCAGGCGGCAAAACTGATATGTCCCCGGCAGGCGGGACGGAGAAGAACGGCACGAATGATTCGAATTCCGGAGCAGCGTCGAACAGCGTTGCGGTCCAAGTCCCGACAACCGAGTATTATATGCTTCAATACGGTGTATTCAGCAATAAGGAAGGGATGGACAGCGCAATAGCCGAGTTAAAGGAGAAAGGTCTTGCGGCCGCTTCCTTGATGACGGAGGAAGACTTTCGAGTCTATATCGGAATGGCAGCCGATCAAAGCAGCGCCCTTATGCTCAGCCAGCTGCTGTCGGACCGGGAAGTGTATATGAAACAAGTGGATGTCCCGGTGCTGGTCAAATTCCCTTTCGCAGGCGAAGCGGACACGGTGCAATCTTTCTTCAACCGGACGAAGGAGCTCATCGGGGCTCTGAATACATTCACTACGGCTAAGCTCGGCCAAGAGGAGCAGGCTGCAGCCGATTGGAAAGATGCGCATCAGAAGTGGACGCGTGAACGCGCCGGCATGGAAGCGGGAATCAAGGACCTAGCGGGGAAGGAAGCGTTCCGCAAGCTCAGCCAAGCGCTTAATAATGCCGTCGTTGCCGCTAGCGAATATGAGAATAAAGCCTCCGCAGCCCATTTGTGGTCGATTCAATCGTCTCTGATGGAAGCCGTCTTTATAGAGAAGACATGGTTTGCATCGATCGGTGGATTGTAA
- the murC gene encoding UDP-N-acetylmuramate--L-alanine ligase codes for MNTAEHVHFIGIGGYGMSAIARVMLEMGYKVSGSDVVLQELTEKLAAKGARIFIGHEPEHVRGADLVVYSTALSRDNVERRAAEELNIPILHRAQMLARLMNTGKGVAVAGAHGKTTTSSMIALVMETCKLDPTYIIGGEIVNVGTNAKAGKGEYVVAEADESDGSFLQYHPSIAIVTNIEPDHLENYDGDFGKLKAAYTQFLSQVKPSGSAIVCADDETIRELLPQLESDPMGSGSLITYAIDREAAYTARNIVLGDRKVSFEMTHHGDVLGTIDLSVPGRHNVYNAMATVITCLEAGVSFEAIAAAIVEFRGAKRRFQVLGEVSDILVIDDYAHHPTEIQATISAAKATGKRIIAIFQPQRYTRTYFLLEQFSRAFTEADEVIITDIYSPAGEQQIEGVHSKKLVEMIVKNSNANTAYIPTKEEVQQLLAARVKPGDLVITMGAGDIWKAADGLAKTLRAQYGS; via the coding sequence TTGAATACGGCAGAACACGTTCATTTCATCGGAATCGGCGGTTACGGCATGAGCGCCATCGCGCGTGTAATGCTGGAAATGGGCTATAAAGTTTCGGGCTCTGACGTTGTGCTGCAGGAGCTTACGGAGAAGCTGGCGGCTAAAGGCGCGCGCATATTTATCGGCCACGAACCTGAGCATGTGCGGGGTGCGGATCTAGTTGTCTATTCGACGGCCTTATCCCGCGACAACGTGGAGCGCAGGGCTGCGGAAGAGCTTAACATTCCGATTCTGCATCGGGCGCAAATGTTGGCCAGGCTGATGAATACTGGCAAAGGCGTAGCCGTAGCCGGCGCTCACGGCAAGACGACGACGTCGTCCATGATTGCGCTGGTCATGGAAACCTGCAAGCTCGATCCGACCTATATCATCGGCGGTGAAATCGTGAACGTCGGCACCAATGCGAAGGCGGGGAAAGGCGAATACGTGGTAGCGGAAGCGGATGAGAGCGACGGCTCCTTCCTGCAGTATCACCCAAGCATTGCGATTGTGACCAATATCGAACCGGATCATCTTGAAAACTACGATGGCGATTTCGGTAAATTGAAAGCCGCCTATACGCAGTTTTTGAGTCAAGTGAAGCCAAGCGGCAGCGCGATCGTCTGCGCGGATGACGAAACGATCCGGGAGCTGCTGCCGCAGCTCGAATCGGATCCGATGGGCAGCGGATCGCTCATTACGTATGCGATTGATCGGGAAGCGGCCTATACAGCTCGCAATATTGTACTAGGCGACCGCAAGGTCTCCTTCGAGATGACCCATCATGGTGACGTTCTCGGAACTATCGATCTGTCGGTACCTGGACGGCACAATGTATATAATGCGATGGCAACGGTCATTACATGTCTCGAGGCGGGTGTTTCATTCGAAGCAATCGCTGCGGCAATCGTCGAGTTTCGCGGCGCCAAGCGCCGTTTCCAGGTGCTGGGCGAAGTAAGCGATATACTCGTCATCGACGATTACGCTCACCATCCTACCGAAATTCAAGCAACGATCAGTGCGGCGAAAGCGACGGGAAAACGTATTATTGCGATTTTTCAGCCGCAGCGCTATACGCGAACCTATTTCCTTCTGGAACAATTCAGCAGGGCGTTCACGGAAGCGGACGAGGTTATTATTACCGACATCTACTCTCCGGCCGGAGAACAGCAGATCGAAGGCGTCCATTCCAAGAAGCTCGTCGAGATGATCGTGAAGAATAGCAATGCGAATACGGCATATATCCCGACCAAGGAGGAAGTTCAACAGCTTCTTGCGGCACGGGTGAAGCCGGGAGATCTCGTTATTACGATGGGAGCCGGCGATATATGGAAGGCGGCCGATGGTCTGGCCAAGACTTTGCGTGCTCAATACGGTTCCTGA
- a CDS encoding bifunctional folylpolyglutamate synthase/dihydrofolate synthase gives MTDQLEKESAQPLASYEEARAWIEGLVPFGIRPGMERIQLLMEAFGNPHRRLKFIHVAGTNGKGSVCTYLTNVLLQCGYDVGTYTSPFITKFTNRFQYNAEDIPEETLLRLANRLKPHVEAIAASELGSPSMFEVSTALAILYYATESYPDYVVWETGLGGRLDVTNIVTPVVSIITNVGHDHMDILGSTIEDVAREKAGIIKPGVPVISAVSQPGPAQIIIDTAKANKSALYLLGEQFTETSLASREDEQSFRFDGPFRSIEPLTITMNGAHQRMNAAVAVMALEVLRQYYALIVDDNNLLQGLRQASWPGRLEMVKHSPRILLDGAHNPEGAETLAAALRDTYRYERLHLMMGMLANKNHHDTLRHILPLVDTLVVTAPDFRKAMPAAELAELVQSMKEESGHSFELIVEPNWKQALERLQSLSGEADLAVVTGTLYLIADVRSKLLHITESEKGW, from the coding sequence ATGACAGATCAGCTGGAGAAGGAATCGGCGCAGCCGTTAGCTTCCTACGAGGAAGCAAGAGCATGGATCGAAGGACTTGTCCCGTTCGGTATCCGCCCGGGCATGGAACGAATTCAACTGTTGATGGAAGCCTTCGGGAATCCGCATCGCCGGTTGAAATTCATCCATGTCGCAGGCACGAACGGCAAGGGCTCGGTCTGCACTTATTTGACTAACGTGCTGCTGCAATGCGGATACGATGTAGGTACCTACACGTCTCCTTTTATTACCAAATTCACCAACCGGTTTCAATATAACGCGGAGGATATACCGGAGGAGACGCTGCTTCGGCTTGCCAATCGGCTGAAGCCTCACGTCGAGGCCATCGCGGCTTCGGAGCTTGGATCCCCATCCATGTTCGAGGTTTCCACGGCTTTAGCAATTTTGTATTATGCGACAGAATCGTATCCGGATTACGTCGTATGGGAAACGGGCCTTGGCGGCAGACTCGATGTGACGAATATCGTGACGCCGGTCGTCTCCATTATTACCAATGTCGGACACGACCATATGGATATTCTCGGCAGCACGATCGAAGACGTTGCGCGCGAGAAAGCCGGTATCATTAAACCCGGTGTGCCTGTCATAAGCGCCGTCAGCCAGCCGGGTCCGGCCCAAATCATCATCGATACGGCCAAGGCGAACAAGAGCGCGTTATACCTGCTGGGAGAGCAGTTCACGGAAACCTCGCTTGCTTCGCGAGAGGACGAGCAATCCTTCCGGTTCGATGGGCCGTTCCGGTCGATCGAACCGCTAACGATTACAATGAACGGCGCTCATCAGCGCATGAATGCCGCAGTTGCGGTTATGGCGCTGGAAGTGCTGCGCCAATACTATGCGCTTATCGTGGATGATAATAATCTCCTTCAGGGACTGCGACAGGCGTCCTGGCCGGGACGTCTGGAGATGGTCAAGCACTCGCCGCGCATTCTCCTCGACGGTGCACATAATCCGGAAGGGGCAGAGACGCTTGCGGCTGCCCTTCGGGATACGTACCGGTACGAGCGTCTCCATCTCATGATGGGTATGCTGGCAAATAAGAATCATCATGACACGTTGCGGCATATACTACCTCTAGTGGATACGCTTGTCGTGACCGCACCTGATTTTCGTAAGGCGATGCCCGCAGCAGAGCTGGCGGAACTCGTGCAATCCATGAAAGAAGAGAGCGGCCATTCCTTCGAACTCATCGTTGAGCCGAATTGGAAGCAGGCGCTTGAGCGCCTTCAGTCATTGTCCGGCGAAGCCGATTTGGCTGTCGTAACGGGCACGCTCTATTTGATTGCCGACGTCCGCTCCAAGCTGCTCCATATTACGGAATCTGAAAAAGGATGGTGA